One part of the Nematostella vectensis chromosome 8, jaNemVect1.1, whole genome shotgun sequence genome encodes these proteins:
- the LOC5506138 gene encoding ankyrin-1 produces MADNHLRNKPGRFSERFVRLQCLVKATRKGNLTEVRELVQAGVSVNCTAGGVTAIHVAAAHDHVDCAEFLLKNKGNVNQTIADLITPLHVAVRFDSLACVVLFTSYGAEVNAVNKEGWSPLHMAARNGSTKSAEILIHHGAEIEAFIKPRNAQADQLYPVHFAARHGHAECIEMLLKHGAKVNRQTGKSLMTALHLAVQHKHLACTNALLSYRASTEIADYNGNLPLHIACKGGDHGAIELLLQAGTKTDYFNIAGKRPYDLLNQPDAKAMLQRLSRYPKTLAFMCVQVIRASLHMEGCPKSLRQLSDELPVPTSVKSALSLNSVVQIVKPPCE; encoded by the coding sequence ATGGCGGACAATCACCTGCGAAATAAACCAGGCCGCTTTTCTGAGCGCTTCGTACGGCTTCAGTGCTTGGTGAAGGCGACACGAAAAGGCAATTTAACGGAGGTTCGTGAGCTAGTGCAGGCTGGAGTTAGCGTTAATTGTACCGCTGGAGGTGTTACGGCGATTCATGTGGCTGCCGCTCATGATCATGTCGACTGCGCCGAGTTTCTTCTCAAAAACAAGGGAAATGTTAATCAGACCATCGCGGACCTTATCACCCCGCTTCATGTAGCGGTTAGATTCGATAGTTtagcttgtgttgtgctgtttaCTAGTTACGGTGCCGAAGTTAACGCCGTAAACAAAGAGGGCTGGTCGCCTTTGCATATGGCAGCTAGAAATGGCAGTACAAAATCAGCGGAGATTTTGATCCACCATGGCGCTGAAATAGAAGCTTTTATCAAACCAAGAAACGCACAAGCAGACCAGCTTTACCCGGTGCATTTCGCTGCACGCCATGGGCACGCAGAATGTATTGAAATGCTTTTAAAACATGGTGCAAAAGTGAACAGACAGACTGGTAAAAGCCTTATGACTGCTCTTCACCTGGCAGTACAACACAAGCATTTGGCGTGTACTAACGCGCTACTGTCTTATCGCGCCAGTACTGAAATAGCAGACTACAATGGTAACCTACCACTGCATATTGCGTGCAAGGGTGGTGATCATGGCGCTATAGAGCTTTTGCTTCAGGCTGGCACCAAAACAGATTATTTTAACATTGCTGGGAAAAGACCTTATGATCTCCTCAATCAGCCAGATGCAAAGGCTATGCTTCAGAGACTTTCACGGTACCCCAAGACGTTGGCTTTTATGTGTGTTCAAGTTATAAGGGCTTCATTACATATGGAGGGTTGCCCTAAATCTTTGCGGCAACTGAGTGATGAACTTCCTGTCCCGACATCTGTGAAAAGTGCACTGTCTCTTAACAGTGTTGTTCAAATTGTGAAACCACCATGTGAATAA
- the LOC5506147 gene encoding calcium channel flower homolog, which translates to MADNGNNSGVPRGMRLIVRAWGAFSALCCTALGFFVMFTLSASCFGMGLMMIIVGAFVMAFEVPACCQYMGWMVTVSDWVEKHFKFWMRGVLYFLVAIVPIVMCLEVSTFIGCGAIVITAALYGVLAIGRKGAAAQDNKGQDVEMKTNLVDKQGNPSEGLP; encoded by the exons ATGGCGGATAACGGGAATAACTCTGGAGTTCCTCGTGGCATGAGACTAATTGTTCGAGCTTGGGGAGCGTTTTCAGCGCTTT GTTGTACTGCCTTAGGTTTCTTTGTCATGTTTACCCTGTCTGCGTCTTGCTTTGGGATGGGGCTTATGATGAT TATTGTAGGTGCTTTCGTGATGGCGTTTGAGGTGCCCGCCTGCTGTCAGTACATGGGATGGATGGTCACTGTCAGTGACTGGGTAGAAAAGCACTTCAAATTTTGGATGAGAGGAGTTCTATATTTTCT GGTGGCTATAGTACCTATTGTCATGTGCCTAGAAGTGTCGACATTCATCGGTTGTGGAGCAATAGTGATAACAGCTGCCCTATATGGTGTACTAGCCATTGGCAGAAA GGGCGCAGCAGCTCAGGATAATAAAGGACAAGATGTGGAAATGAAGACAAACCTTGTTGACAAACAAGGAAATCCTTCAGAAGGCCTTCCCTGA
- the LOC5506125 gene encoding ubiquitin-associated domain-containing protein 1 yields the protein MRDFELQGLKSLRSVPLIRIKVTCTSGKDQSLAVSLKDTVSLVKDRVLGGEFCKESSFYKLVVAKTRRNLSDENTLEKEGISEDDELILLKRRHSSACDHEKEKKRITYKIPDISTIHKLTSTLPADEDTEVPTASSTQFNFNRELRRILVSLIDSSILLQSLDEDSQEASTAKPEEPSLTVDPVSLKQLTDMGFDTARATKSLLANRMSPMLAMEWLLQHESDSDIDEPSTPSTSQGRTHRKRREFTPNPQSVRNLKEMGFEEEEIMVALKVSGNNPEAACDWLLGDRKEGAMSSDEGLDPESPMYKAIMENPLVQLSLYNPRVLGAFEDMLDSPNTSNVYINDPETGPVLLQISCIVQGFAR from the exons ATGAGAGATTTCGAGCTTCAGGGCTTGAAATCGCTCAGATCTGTACCGTTAATACGTATAAAAGTCACCTGTACATCAGGAAAGGACCAATCCCTCGCTGTCTCCTTGAAAGATACCGTTTCTCTTGTCAAGGACCGTGTTTTGGGTGGTGAATTTTGCAAAGAATCGTCGTTCTACAAATTGGTTGTTGCTAAAACTCGACGGAATTTGTCGGATGAGAATACACTTGAAAAAGAAGGAATTAGCGAAGACG ATGAGTTAATTTTGTTAAAACGACGGCACAGTTCGGCATGCGATCACGAGAAAGAGAAG AAAAGAATTACATACAAGATACCAGACATCTCTACCATACACAAGCTTACCTCAACTCTACCTGCTGATGAAGATACAGAGGTCCCTACTGCTTCTAGTACACAATTCAAT TTCAATAGGGAATTACGGCGGATCTTAGTATCCCTCATAGACTCCTCCATTTTGCTTCAGTCTTTGGATGAGGACTCTCAAGAAGCAAGCACAG cTAAACCAGAAGAGCCATCACTAACTGTTGATCCT GTGTCCTTGAAGCAATTGACAGATATGGGATTTGATACCGCACGAGCCACAAAATCACTTTTGGCGAATCG GATGTCTCCGATGCTAGCCATGGAGTGGCTGTTGCAACATGAGTCAGATTCGGATATCGATGAACCTTCTACTCCAAGCACAAGTCAGGGCCGCACACATAGGAAGCGAAGGGAATTCACACCCAACCCTCAG tcggttagaaatctgaaggagATGGGATTTGAAGAAGAGGAGATCATGGTTGCGTTGAAAGTATCAGGAAACAACCCTGAAGCTGCA TGTGATTGGCTCCTGGGAGATAGGAAGGAGGGTGCGATGAGTTCAGATGAAGGGCTAGACCCTGAAAG CCCTATGTACAAAGCCATCATGGAAAACCCACTAGTTCAACTCAGCTTGTATAACCCCAGGGTGCTTGGAG CATTTGAAGACATGCTGGATAGTCCTAACACAAGTAATGTGTACATCAACGACCCAGAGACAGGGCCAGTTTTGCTCCAGATATCATGTATTGTGCAGGGATTTGCCAGATAG
- the LOC116613976 gene encoding uncharacterized protein LOC116613976 has translation MASRTPSCPCQDTKLVKYFYDDECLGFVCLSCWKEWLLERYVNATRDPPVVYNKKTYLSPVKSQLEEPGILQCTASREEIVPKNVAESVKRGDHITWQRPYLIWHHAIVEDVKDKMLEVIHYWKGDNGNIVFKRNTVDATQEKGTLYLITYNAQVRQYNPAQLVIARARALLGIRGYEILTNNCENLATFCKSGIHTNQQKSWFNNKLKEISTSIMQNLLTTMFKVSLAEILELGAEEMKYVPKSSEVIGAAEMIGAGVIIASEVGICIWNLNKLYQKYVEVAKDGRKSLSKKDFIKEVVGQISQRFFAGGLGAGGGIALTAIGTVLCPGLGTVGGAVLGIVGGCVGSLLGHVIGTTLGPFLSKAIVKTIMTNDRAVTPNDLRPGDHIVRYGNPLHPRCHAIVIRVYADKKLVRIVRHSYEKGVIQEVLPFEQLNPLFRVTYPANAKTYSTEDVVYRALYAVAEYDPKNPSYNIFFNNCKDFVYRITVKP, from the exons ATGGCTTCACGAACGCCATCATGCCCCTGCCAAGATACAAAGCTAGTTAAGTATTTTTATGACGACGAATGTCTTGGGTTTGTCTGTCTATCGTGCTGGAAAGAATGGCTTCTGGAAAGATATGTTAATGCAACGAGAGACCCACCTGTTGTGTATAATAAGAAGACATACCTCTCACCAGTCAAAAGCCAATTGGAAGAGCCCGGAATACTGCAATGTACGGCATCGAGAGAAGAAATCGTTCCGAAGAATGTCGCCGAATCTGTCAAACGTGGTGACCACATAACGTGGCAACGGCCGTACTTGATATGGCATCATGCTATAGTTGAAGATGTCAAAGACAAAATGCTGGAAGTGATTCACTATTGGAAGGGAGACAATGGCAATATTGTCTTTAAGAGGAACACTGTCGATGCAACTCAAGAGAAAGGTACCCTGTACCTCATCACGTATAACGCGCAAGTGCGGCAGTACAATCCAGCGCAGTTAGTAATTGCACGGGCAAGAGCTTTGCTTGGAATAAGAGGATATGAAATTTTGACGAATAACTGTGAGAATCTCGCGACATTCTGTAAGAGTGGTATTCACACCAATCAACAGAAGTCGTGGTTCAACAACAAACTGAAGGAAATCTCAACAAGTATCATGCAAAACCTCCTAACCACAATGTTTAAG GTTAGTCTTGCCGAAATCCTAGAATTAGGAGCTGAAGAAATGAAGTATGTACCAAAATCTTCAGAGGTGATTGGTGCTGCAGAGATGATTGGTGCTGGGGTTATTATAGCTTCTGAGGTTGGAATCTGTATCTGGAACTTGAACAAATTATACCAGAAGTACGTGGAAGTCGCAAAGGATGGCAGAAAGAGTCTGTCAAAGAAGGACTTTATCAAAGAGGTGGTGGGGCAGATATCGCAGAGATTTTTTGCTGGGGGATTAGGAGCCGGAGGCGGAATTGCACTCACAGCAATTGGCACAGTGTTGTGCCCAGGATTGGGGACCGTCGGAGGAGCTGTTCTTGGAATTGTTGGAGGTTGTGTAGGTTCATTATTAGGCCATGTCATTGGAACGACTTTGGGACCGTTTTTATCTAAAGCGATCGTCAAGACCATCATGACCAACGACCGTGCTGTGACGCCGAATGACCTTCGTCCCGGAGATCACATTGTACGTTACGGCAACCCGCTTCATCCACGATGTCACGCAATAGTCATACGTGTCTATGCAGATAAGAAGCTAGTCAGGATCGTTCGACATTCATACGAAAAGGGAGTGATCCAGGAAGTGCTTCCTTTTGAGCAGCTCAATCCGTTGTTCAGGGTGACATATCCAGCCAATGCAAAAACGTACTCAACTGAAGATGTGGTCTATAGAGCCCTCTATGCTGTAGCTGAGTATGATCCCAAGAATCCATCGTATAACATATTTTTCAACAACTGCAAGGACTTTGTATACCGTATCACTGTCAAGCCCTAA